A stretch of Carnobacterium iners DNA encodes these proteins:
- a CDS encoding glucosamine-6-phosphate deaminase — MNIILTKDYAELSKAAYQIIEETIKNNQKAVINTTTGASYDGMFELLVEAINQDKLVIDQSVFTNLDEYVAKRDQSFTVYTYMHEKFYNLIKTKPSYIGLMDGSTNDPQAEIDRYNDVLSNYPRDLQIVGLGVNGHLAANEPGTSFDSRLFLADSDYSTIQSTMSYQNLSPEETPTQMLSMGLADIMEAKHILVASSGIRKAQAVKDTLEGPINEDCPASILQNHPNVTFIMDEAAASLLKKTTVK, encoded by the coding sequence ATGAATATTATTTTAACAAAAGATTATGCAGAACTATCTAAAGCAGCTTACCAAATAATAGAAGAAACAATCAAAAATAATCAAAAAGCTGTTATTAATACGACGACTGGTGCCAGTTATGACGGGATGTTTGAATTGCTTGTGGAAGCTATTAACCAAGACAAGTTAGTTATTGACCAGAGCGTCTTTACCAATTTAGATGAGTATGTTGCAAAACGAGATCAGTCGTTTACGGTTTATACGTATATGCATGAAAAGTTTTATAACTTAATTAAAACAAAACCTAGTTATATCGGCTTAATGGATGGCAGCACAAATGATCCACAAGCTGAGATTGACCGCTACAATGATGTATTAAGTAACTACCCACGAGATTTGCAAATCGTTGGATTAGGTGTTAACGGACACTTAGCAGCTAATGAGCCAGGAACCTCTTTCGATTCGCGTTTATTCTTAGCAGATAGCGATTACTCAACCATTCAAAGTACGATGTCTTATCAAAATTTGTCTCCTGAAGAAACGCCGACTCAAATGCTGAGTATGGGTTTAGCAGATATTATGGAAGCTAAACATATTCTAGTAGCTTCATCAGGAATAAGAAAAGCACAAGCAGTCAAAGATACTCTAGAAGGACCAATTAATGAAGATTGTCCAGCATCTATTTTGCAAAACCACCCGAATGTAACCTTTATTATGGATGAAGCTGCAGCATCTTTATTAAAAAAGACTACCGTTAAATAA
- a CDS encoding serine hydrolase domain-containing protein, giving the protein MYPKTRKAIQKLIEEAIIPGASYAFIKNNQQDYYREGLAAVYPEKEPIQENQQYDVASLTKVMLTTTVTLQLLESNKLVLEDSVHTYLPLFKSKKVTIRHLLTHTSALNGFIPNRNKLSASELESALLSITPDKTVGEKVVYADINMILLGYIIELIEKDTLVKIFEKRILGPMNLTDSTYHPTDSFQCAPTENHPQQGVLRGKVHDPKAQVLGDHCGSAGLFSTLHDTTRFSQMMLQKGRLDGIRILNEETIFELTKDQTPNKTLNRSLGWDLLTRKEENILFHTGFTGTFILLSIYRKEAFIFLSNRVHPTSDTVIYLEKRNHLIETYFSEVEAE; this is encoded by the coding sequence ATGTATCCAAAAACAAGAAAAGCTATTCAAAAATTAATTGAAGAAGCGATCATACCTGGAGCTAGCTATGCATTTATTAAAAATAATCAACAGGACTATTATCGTGAAGGATTAGCAGCAGTTTATCCGGAAAAAGAACCGATACAAGAAAATCAGCAATACGATGTAGCTTCGTTAACAAAAGTAATGTTAACGACAACCGTCACCTTGCAACTGTTAGAATCTAATAAACTAGTACTAGAAGATTCTGTCCATACTTATTTGCCACTTTTTAAATCGAAAAAGGTTACGATTCGTCATTTACTAACTCATACTTCCGCGTTAAACGGATTTATTCCTAATCGAAATAAGCTGTCTGCTAGTGAATTGGAATCAGCTTTACTATCCATAACACCGGATAAGACAGTAGGGGAAAAGGTCGTTTATGCTGATATTAATATGATTTTGTTGGGTTATATTATAGAATTAATTGAAAAAGACACATTAGTTAAGATTTTTGAAAAGCGAATTCTTGGTCCAATGAATTTAACCGATTCGACTTATCATCCAACTGATTCTTTTCAATGTGCACCTACTGAAAATCATCCCCAACAAGGAGTGCTTAGAGGGAAAGTTCACGATCCTAAAGCACAAGTGCTTGGTGATCATTGTGGCAGTGCTGGCCTATTTTCCACACTGCACGATACAACTCGTTTTAGTCAAATGATGCTCCAAAAAGGAAGATTAGATGGAATTCGAATCTTAAATGAAGAAACTATTTTCGAATTAACAAAGGATCAGACACCGAATAAAACATTAAACCGTTCATTAGGCTGGGATTTACTAACTAGAAAAGAGGAGAATATTCTTTTTCATACTGGCTTTACGGGAACTTTTATCCTTTTGTCTATTTATCGAAAGGAAGCCTTTATCTTTTTATCTAATAGAGTCCATCCAACGAGTGATACGGTAATTTATTTAGAAAAAAGAAATCACCTAATAGAAACGTATTTTTCAGAAGTTGAAGCAGAGTAA
- the prfA gene encoding peptide chain release factor 1 produces MFDRLASVEGRYEELNELLSDPDVVSDTKRLMKLTKEEASLRETVKNYRRYKEVEADIEDTLELLSETSDPEMTEMAKEELSDLKKEKTAIEEAMKILMLPKDENDDRNIIMEIRGAAGGDEAALFAGVLFNMYQKYADSQGWKTEVMDANITGIGGYKEVTIMISGENVYSKLKYENGAHRVQRVPSTESQGRIHTSTATVVVMPEAEEVELNLADKDIRVDIYHASGAGGQHVNKTASAVRLTHLPTGIAVAMQDGRSQIQNREKAMKVLRARVYNHIETQAQDAIDVERKSVIGTGDRSERIRTYNYPQSRVTDHRIGLTIQKLEQILGGKLDEIIDALVLHDQTEKMEQLKNEQ; encoded by the coding sequence ATGTTTGATAGACTAGCAAGCGTTGAAGGACGCTATGAAGAACTAAACGAGTTGTTAAGCGATCCTGATGTGGTTAGCGACACAAAACGTTTAATGAAATTAACAAAAGAAGAAGCCAGTCTGCGTGAAACAGTAAAAAATTATCGTCGTTACAAAGAAGTTGAAGCGGATATTGAAGATACCTTAGAACTTTTGTCAGAAACATCTGATCCAGAGATGACTGAGATGGCAAAAGAAGAGCTATCTGATTTGAAGAAAGAGAAAACCGCTATTGAAGAAGCCATGAAAATTCTGATGTTACCTAAAGATGAAAATGATGATCGCAATATTATTATGGAAATCAGGGGAGCTGCTGGTGGTGATGAAGCTGCGTTATTCGCAGGTGTCTTATTTAATATGTACCAAAAATATGCAGATTCTCAAGGTTGGAAAACAGAAGTGATGGATGCTAACATTACTGGAATCGGTGGGTACAAAGAAGTAACCATTATGATTTCAGGAGAAAACGTGTATTCAAAATTAAAATATGAAAATGGTGCACACCGTGTTCAACGTGTCCCTTCTACTGAATCACAAGGACGGATTCATACTTCAACGGCAACAGTTGTTGTGATGCCAGAAGCAGAAGAAGTAGAATTGAACCTTGCCGATAAAGATATCCGTGTTGATATCTATCATGCAAGTGGCGCTGGCGGACAGCACGTAAACAAAACAGCCTCTGCTGTACGATTGACTCACTTACCAACCGGTATTGCGGTAGCAATGCAAGATGGTCGTTCGCAAATTCAAAACCGCGAAAAAGCGATGAAAGTTTTACGAGCCCGTGTTTACAATCATATTGAAACCCAAGCTCAAGATGCGATTGATGTCGAGCGTAAATCTGTCATTGGAACAGGAGACCGTTCAGAGCGAATCAGAACTTATAACTATCCGCAAAGTAGAGTAACTGATCATAGAATTGGCTTAACGATTCAAAAACTGGAACAAATTTTAGGCGGCAAACTAGATGAGATTATCGATGCTTTGGTTCTTCATGATCAAACAGAAAAAATGGAGCAATTAAAGAATGAACAGTAA
- a CDS encoding thymidine kinase — MAQLFFKYGAMNSGKTIEILKVAHNYEEQNKPVVIMTSGLDDRDEVGIISSRIGLRREGISIFNETNIFETVKKLDYTPACVLIDESQFLNKTHILQLAKIVDDLDIPVMAFGLKNDFKNELFEGSEYLLLYADKIEEMKTICWYCHRKAIMNMRLIDGKAVYAGEQIQIGGNESYIPVCRKHYFNPPL, encoded by the coding sequence ATGGCTCAGCTTTTTTTTAAATATGGTGCAATGAATAGTGGTAAAACTATTGAGATTCTAAAAGTTGCCCATAACTATGAAGAACAAAATAAACCTGTTGTGATTATGACAAGTGGACTAGATGATCGTGATGAAGTAGGCATTATTTCAAGTCGAATTGGGTTGCGTCGCGAAGGAATCTCTATTTTTAATGAGACAAATATCTTCGAGACGGTTAAAAAACTTGATTATACTCCTGCTTGTGTTTTAATAGACGAATCACAATTCTTAAATAAAACACATATTCTGCAATTAGCTAAAATTGTTGATGACTTAGATATTCCAGTAATGGCCTTTGGTTTAAAAAATGATTTTAAAAATGAATTGTTTGAAGGATCGGAGTATCTGCTTTTATATGCAGATAAGATTGAAGAGATGAAAACCATCTGTTGGTATTGTCATAGAAAAGCTATTATGAATATGCGCTTGATTGATGGTAAGGCCGTCTATGCAGGCGAACAGATTCAAATAGGTGGAAATGAAAGTTATATCCCTGTTTGTCGTAAGCATTATTTTAATCCACCGTTATAA
- a CDS encoding L-threonylcarbamoyladenylate synthase — translation MDTKLFQLTEIKEAAGLLKAGELISFPTETVYGLGANAMDEAAVKKVYAAKGRPSDNPLIVHVASVEEVEKYVGEISKQAKDLMAKFWPGPLTLIFNVKTGVFSETVTGGLASVALRMPDNAATLALIKYAGVPLVGPSANTSGKPSPTMAAHVYHDLHGKIAGILDGGATGLGLESTVLDMTNPEEPTILRPGAITKEELELVVEKVYLDQHLVSKDERPKAPGMKYTHYAPNEPVVIVDGTEEQWRKAIMYYKNLGEQVGLLANENRVNQYKKEVTEVFSLGNKDNTTQAAKALYAGLRFFEKTAVTLILAEAYDSKGIGGAYMNRLEKAAGNHYFLEKESKE, via the coding sequence TTGGACACCAAACTATTTCAATTAACTGAAATAAAAGAAGCGGCAGGCCTACTAAAAGCAGGAGAACTAATCTCTTTTCCGACAGAAACGGTTTATGGACTTGGAGCGAATGCAATGGATGAAGCAGCTGTTAAGAAAGTCTACGCTGCAAAAGGAAGACCAAGTGACAATCCATTAATTGTCCATGTGGCTTCTGTTGAAGAAGTAGAAAAGTATGTTGGAGAAATTTCAAAGCAAGCAAAAGACTTAATGGCTAAGTTTTGGCCAGGTCCCTTAACGTTAATTTTTAACGTAAAAACAGGAGTTTTTTCTGAAACTGTAACGGGAGGCCTAGCAAGTGTGGCCTTACGGATGCCTGATAATGCTGCAACGTTAGCTTTAATAAAATATGCAGGTGTCCCTTTGGTTGGGCCAAGTGCAAATACCTCAGGTAAACCTAGCCCAACAATGGCGGCTCATGTTTACCATGATTTACACGGTAAAATCGCAGGTATTTTAGATGGTGGGGCAACAGGTTTAGGATTAGAATCAACGGTTTTAGATATGACAAATCCCGAAGAGCCGACTATCTTAAGACCAGGAGCAATAACAAAAGAAGAACTTGAGTTAGTAGTAGAAAAAGTTTACTTAGACCAACACCTTGTTTCAAAAGACGAGCGTCCTAAGGCACCAGGTATGAAGTACACACACTATGCGCCTAACGAACCTGTTGTTATTGTAGATGGTACCGAGGAGCAGTGGCGAAAAGCAATTATGTACTATAAAAATTTAGGAGAACAGGTTGGGTTATTAGCTAATGAAAACCGAGTAAATCAATATAAGAAAGAGGTAACAGAAGTATTTTCTTTAGGAAATAAAGATAATACTACCCAAGCAGCTAAAGCACTTTATGCTGGTTTACGATTTTTTGAAAAAACGGCAGTCACTTTAATCTTAGCAGAAGCTTATGACAGCAAAGGAATAGGTGGAGCTTATATGAATCGCTTAGAAAAAGCAGCAGGAAATCATTATTTTTTAGAGAAAGAGTCTAAAGAATAG
- the manA gene encoding mannose-6-phosphate isomerase, class I: MNEPLFLESVLKERIWGGTTLHDVFGYDLPSDKVGEYWAISAHPNGPSTIKNGQYKGMTLDQLWEKHRELFGGAKEEVFPLLTKVLDANDDLSVQVHPDDTYGLAHEGELGKTECWYIMDAKEGAEIVYGHHAKTKKELETMIREGKWDELLQRIKVKKGDFFFVPSGTIHAIGAGIMILETQQSSDTTYRLYDYNRKDDTGNLRELHIQQSVDVTTVPHVDATKEKEIETLENVEITTYAKTDFFNVFQWDIKGKAAFKATAPYTLVSVLEGEGTLSVESGNFPLIKGSNILLATDINNWSIDGSLQIIASTPGIKI, translated from the coding sequence ATGAATGAACCTTTATTTTTAGAATCTGTATTAAAAGAAAGAATCTGGGGCGGAACAACATTGCATGATGTATTTGGCTATGATTTACCAAGTGATAAAGTAGGAGAATATTGGGCAATTAGTGCACATCCAAATGGACCAAGCACCATAAAAAATGGACAATACAAAGGAATGACTCTAGATCAGTTATGGGAAAAGCATCGTGAACTTTTTGGTGGCGCTAAAGAAGAAGTTTTTCCGTTACTAACAAAAGTACTAGACGCAAATGATGACTTATCCGTACAGGTTCACCCAGACGATACCTATGGCTTAGCGCATGAAGGCGAATTAGGGAAAACAGAATGTTGGTATATTATGGATGCGAAAGAGGGCGCAGAAATTGTGTACGGTCATCACGCTAAAACAAAAAAAGAGCTAGAAACGATGATTCGTGAAGGCAAATGGGATGAGTTGTTGCAACGCATTAAAGTAAAAAAAGGCGATTTTTTCTTTGTACCGAGTGGAACTATCCACGCTATTGGAGCAGGTATCATGATCTTAGAAACCCAGCAATCAAGTGACACAACCTATCGTTTATACGACTACAATCGCAAAGATGATACAGGAAATCTTAGAGAACTACACATTCAACAATCCGTTGACGTAACAACGGTTCCTCACGTTGACGCAACGAAAGAGAAAGAGATTGAAACGCTAGAAAATGTAGAAATCACTACCTATGCCAAAACAGACTTCTTTAATGTTTTTCAATGGGATATTAAAGGAAAAGCAGCCTTTAAAGCAACAGCTCCTTATACGTTAGTTAGTGTGTTAGAAGGAGAGGGAACTCTTAGTGTTGAGTCGGGCAATTTCCCATTAATTAAAGGCAGTAACATTCTATTAGCAACTGATATTAACAACTGGTCAATTGACGGTTCACTACAAATCATTGCTTCAACACCAGGTATAAAAATTTAA
- the upp gene encoding uracil phosphoribosyltransferase has protein sequence MGKFHLIDHPLIQHKVTILRDKNTGTKDFREAVNEIARLMAYEVSRDMPLQDVEIETPLIKTIQKQLAGKKVAIIPILRAGLGMVDGILDLIPAAKVGHVGMYRDHETLEAVEYFIKLPSDIKDRQLLVVDPMLATGVSAITAIDALKKRGASSIKFVCIVAAPEGVEALKEAHPDVDIYTAALDEKLDENSYILPGLGDAGDRLFGTL, from the coding sequence ATGGGAAAATTTCATCTAATAGATCATCCATTGATTCAACACAAGGTTACAATTCTTCGCGACAAGAATACAGGTACAAAAGATTTTAGAGAAGCCGTGAATGAAATTGCACGTTTAATGGCATATGAAGTTTCAAGAGATATGCCTTTGCAAGATGTTGAAATCGAAACGCCTTTAATTAAAACGATTCAAAAACAACTAGCAGGGAAAAAGGTTGCTATTATACCTATCTTAAGAGCGGGTTTAGGAATGGTTGATGGGATATTAGACTTAATTCCAGCAGCAAAAGTTGGACACGTTGGAATGTATAGAGACCATGAAACATTAGAAGCAGTTGAATACTTTATTAAATTACCTTCAGATATTAAAGACCGTCAATTACTAGTTGTTGATCCAATGTTAGCAACGGGTGTTTCAGCTATTACAGCAATTGATGCATTGAAAAAACGTGGTGCAAGTTCAATTAAATTTGTTTGTATCGTAGCAGCACCTGAAGGAGTAGAAGCATTAAAAGAAGCACATCCAGATGTTGATATTTATACAGCAGCACTTGATGAGAAATTAGACGAGAATAGTTACATTTTACCTGGTCTAGGTGACGCAGGCGACCGACTATTCGGTACACTCTAA
- the glyA gene encoding serine hydroxymethyltransferase: protein MDFEEFDKEVFDAIDQEKERQEQNIELIASENFVSKAVLAAQGSILTNKYAEGYPGKRYYGGCEYIDIIENLAIERAKELFGAEYANVQPHSGSGANMAVFNAFLEPGDTVLGMDLTHGGHLTHGSSVNFSGRTYNFVAYGVDKQNKRLDYDEVRSQALRHKPKMIIAGGSAYSREIDFSLFKKIADEVGAYLMVDMAHIAGLIAAGLHQNPVPYADVVTSTTHKTLRGPRGGLILAKEQYGKAINSAIFPGIQGGPLEHVIAGKAVAFKEAMMPEFKDYAAQIIKNAKAMEDIFNASAGHLISEGTDNHLLLLEVTQFGLNGKEVENLLDEVGITVNKNTIPFETLSPFKTSGIRIGTPAITTRGFDEDDSKKVAELIVATLQTKDCPEKRPAIKQEVLKLTRKNPLY, encoded by the coding sequence ATGGATTTTGAAGAATTTGATAAAGAAGTATTTGACGCAATTGATCAAGAAAAAGAACGACAAGAACAAAATATCGAATTAATTGCATCTGAAAATTTTGTTTCAAAAGCAGTCCTTGCTGCACAAGGGAGTATCTTAACAAATAAATATGCTGAAGGGTATCCAGGAAAAAGATACTATGGCGGATGCGAGTACATTGATATCATTGAAAATTTAGCGATTGAACGCGCTAAAGAACTCTTTGGAGCAGAGTACGCAAATGTTCAACCACATTCTGGTTCAGGAGCTAATATGGCTGTTTTTAATGCCTTTTTAGAACCTGGAGATACTGTTTTAGGAATGGATTTAACACACGGAGGACATTTGACACATGGATCATCTGTCAATTTTAGTGGAAGAACGTATAACTTTGTTGCCTATGGAGTCGATAAGCAAAATAAGCGACTTGATTACGATGAAGTTAGAAGCCAAGCTTTGAGACACAAACCTAAAATGATTATTGCTGGTGGAAGTGCCTACTCAAGAGAAATTGATTTTTCTTTATTCAAAAAGATTGCGGATGAAGTCGGAGCTTATTTAATGGTCGATATGGCTCATATTGCAGGTTTAATCGCTGCTGGACTGCACCAAAATCCAGTTCCGTATGCAGATGTTGTAACTTCAACAACGCATAAAACATTACGTGGCCCTCGTGGTGGATTAATTTTAGCAAAAGAACAATACGGCAAAGCAATCAATAGCGCAATCTTTCCAGGTATCCAAGGCGGTCCATTAGAACATGTAATCGCTGGAAAGGCAGTTGCTTTTAAAGAAGCAATGATGCCAGAGTTTAAAGACTATGCAGCTCAAATCATAAAAAATGCTAAAGCAATGGAAGACATCTTCAACGCATCAGCCGGGCACTTAATTAGTGAAGGGACAGATAACCATTTATTATTGTTAGAAGTAACGCAGTTCGGTTTAAATGGAAAAGAAGTGGAGAATTTATTAGATGAAGTAGGAATTACTGTAAATAAAAATACGATTCCATTCGAAACATTGAGCCCTTTCAAGACAAGCGGTATCCGTATCGGAACACCTGCAATTACGACGCGTGGCTTTGACGAAGATGATTCAAAAAAAGTAGCAGAACTAATCGTAGCAACCTTACAAACAAAAGATTGCCCAGAAAAACGCCCAGCAATCAAACAAGAAGTACTAAAACTAACCCGAAAAAACCCACTATACTAA
- the atpE gene encoding F0F1 ATP synthase subunit C, giving the protein MDLGLLGAAIAIAGAAIGAAFGSSKVIAKTIESIARQPEMKNELQTLMYIGVGLVEAIPIMAVVIAFILVFS; this is encoded by the coding sequence ATGGATCTAGGTTTATTAGGAGCAGCAATAGCAATCGCGGGAGCAGCAATCGGTGCAGCGTTTGGATCAAGTAAAGTAATCGCAAAAACAATCGAGTCTATTGCACGTCAGCCAGAAATGAAAAATGAGTTACAAACATTAATGTATATCGGTGTTGGTTTAGTTGAGGCTATTCCTATCATGGCAGTTGTTATCGCCTTTATTCTAGTATTTAGCTAA
- the prmC gene encoding peptide chain release factor N(5)-glutamine methyltransferase yields the protein MNSNKTYREVLNWASSFLEAADQEKIAAEILIRERLEWSKTDFILQLDQFIAPEIKKQWIKDIKDFSTGIPLQYLLGYEWFFDEKFKVTSDTLIPRPETEEIVDKFLKEQPEKALKVLDIGTGTGVIAITIKKKRPQDEVTAIDLSKEALIIAKENGRNLRSNIRFLLGDLTEPVKNEQFDVVISNPPYIGMDEKKYMDDSVLNYEPELALFAENDGLAVYQRLSKELPAILKPDGQIYLEIGFKQGLAVKTLFQEAFPRADVSIEKDMSGQDRLLKVKLQEK from the coding sequence ATGAACAGTAATAAAACATATAGAGAAGTCCTAAATTGGGCTTCTTCTTTTTTAGAAGCTGCTGATCAAGAAAAAATTGCTGCTGAAATTCTAATAAGAGAACGTCTTGAGTGGTCGAAAACAGATTTTATTCTTCAATTAGACCAGTTTATTGCTCCAGAAATAAAAAAACAGTGGATTAAAGACATCAAAGACTTTAGTACGGGTATTCCGCTTCAATATTTACTAGGATATGAATGGTTTTTTGATGAAAAATTCAAAGTAACTTCTGACACCTTGATTCCTCGTCCTGAAACAGAAGAAATAGTAGACAAGTTTTTAAAAGAACAGCCTGAAAAAGCTCTAAAAGTACTCGATATTGGAACAGGTACGGGAGTTATCGCAATCACTATTAAAAAGAAACGACCGCAAGACGAAGTGACAGCGATAGATTTATCAAAAGAAGCTTTAATAATAGCGAAAGAGAATGGGAGGAATCTTCGATCCAATATCCGATTCCTATTAGGTGATTTAACTGAGCCAGTAAAAAATGAGCAGTTTGATGTTGTCATTTCAAATCCTCCTTATATTGGTATGGATGAAAAAAAATATATGGATGATTCCGTATTAAACTATGAACCCGAATTGGCTTTATTTGCTGAGAACGATGGCTTAGCTGTTTATCAAAGGTTATCAAAAGAGTTGCCAGCTATTTTAAAACCAGATGGACAAATCTATTTAGAAATTGGGTTCAAACAAGGGCTTGCAGTAAAAACCCTCTTTCAGGAGGCTTTCCCTAGAGCGGATGTATCTATTGAAAAAGATATGAGCGGCCAAGATCGATTGCTTAAAGTAAAACTACAAGAAAAATAA
- the atpB gene encoding F0F1 ATP synthase subunit A, translated as MEHESPILYLFGLSFNVTNMITTVMACVIVFLIAFICTRNMKIKPTGKQNFIEWVVDFVKNIISSSMSKEQGDKFGLLGFTLIMFVFVSNMMGLPLVLNVNGQKLWQSPTADPIVTLSLAFMIIILSNYFGVREQGFKNYFMNSFIRPVPFLFPIKIFEEFTNTLTLALRLYGNIYAGEILIGLIATLAQSYGVFTWIVGIPLQMVWQGFSIFIGSIQAFVFTTLTMVYISHKVEHE; from the coding sequence GTGGAACATGAATCTCCAATACTGTATTTATTTGGTCTGAGTTTTAATGTAACAAACATGATCACGACTGTTATGGCCTGTGTCATTGTTTTTTTAATAGCTTTTATTTGTACCAGAAATATGAAAATTAAACCAACTGGTAAACAAAATTTTATCGAGTGGGTTGTTGATTTTGTTAAAAATATTATTTCTAGTTCGATGTCTAAAGAACAAGGAGATAAGTTTGGCCTATTAGGTTTCACTTTAATTATGTTTGTATTTGTTTCGAATATGATGGGCCTCCCATTAGTTTTAAATGTGAATGGTCAAAAACTCTGGCAGAGTCCAACAGCTGATCCGATAGTAACATTATCATTAGCTTTTATGATTATTATTCTGTCTAATTATTTTGGCGTGAGAGAACAAGGATTTAAAAATTATTTTATGAATAGTTTTATTCGACCAGTTCCTTTCTTATTTCCAATAAAAATATTTGAAGAATTTACAAATACATTAACACTAGCTTTACGACTATATGGTAATATTTATGCCGGAGAAATTTTGATAGGCTTGATTGCTACTTTGGCACAAAGTTATGGTGTTTTCACGTGGATTGTCGGTATACCGTTACAAATGGTATGGCAGGGCTTCTCTATATTCATTGGAAGTATCCAAGCTTTCGTATTTACGACCTTAACAATGGTGTATATCTCTCATAAAGTCGAACACGAATAA
- a CDS encoding Mur ligase family protein translates to MSIRNNFAIMAGRTTRWGLHTFLKGGSSYPGMLSQKLDPTVLEALSKDYEVVIVTGTNGKTLTTALTFQILKQKYPDIITNSTGANMLQGIVSTFLEHHSYKKSSKKKVAILEVDEASLVYVTKYIKPKAIVFTNVFRDQMDRYGEIYTTYQLMLDGAALAPEALIVSNGDAPIFNSKETINERIYFGFDHLPDGETQAHYNTDGVLCPYCHTILNYNFISYSNLGKYYCPNCGFKRPELTYRMTDILKMDHQSSRFVIDDETFEITIGGQYNIYNALAAYSIGRIFDVSADQIRAGFQSSKRVFGRQEVIQIEDKEITVNLVKNPVGLNQVLDMIGRDPEPFSLVSILNANAADGTDISWIWDADYESISEMTIKQVTASGERVDDIKTRLEVAGVSPENLQVIPAITDLINSFKQAPTKKIHVLATYTAILQLRKELANQNYIEGGM, encoded by the coding sequence TTGAGTATACGCAACAATTTTGCCATCATGGCAGGAAGAACAACCCGATGGGGATTGCACACTTTTCTTAAAGGTGGAAGCAGTTATCCTGGAATGTTGAGCCAGAAATTGGATCCTACTGTCTTAGAGGCCTTATCTAAAGACTACGAGGTTGTTATCGTAACCGGCACAAACGGAAAGACGTTGACAACTGCTTTAACTTTTCAAATTCTAAAACAAAAATACCCAGATATTATTACAAACTCAACTGGCGCTAACATGTTGCAAGGTATTGTTTCAACTTTTCTAGAACATCATTCTTATAAAAAAAGTTCAAAGAAAAAAGTTGCTATCTTAGAAGTAGATGAAGCTAGCTTGGTCTATGTGACAAAATATATCAAACCAAAAGCCATTGTTTTTACAAACGTCTTTCGTGATCAAATGGATCGTTACGGTGAAATATATACTACTTATCAATTGATGTTAGATGGCGCTGCTTTGGCACCAGAAGCGTTGATCGTTAGCAATGGTGATGCTCCTATTTTCAATTCAAAAGAGACCATTAACGAGCGCATTTATTTTGGATTCGATCACTTACCCGACGGCGAAACACAAGCCCATTACAATACAGATGGCGTTCTTTGCCCTTATTGCCACACTATTTTAAATTATAACTTTATTTCATATAGCAATTTAGGGAAGTATTATTGCCCGAATTGTGGATTTAAACGTCCTGAATTAACGTATCGCATGACAGATATTCTTAAGATGGACCACCAATCTTCTCGTTTCGTTATCGATGATGAAACCTTTGAGATTACAATCGGAGGCCAATACAATATCTATAACGCACTCGCTGCTTATAGTATTGGTCGGATTTTTGACGTTTCAGCGGATCAAATCCGTGCGGGTTTCCAGTCTTCTAAACGTGTTTTTGGTCGCCAAGAAGTGATTCAAATTGAGGATAAAGAAATTACTGTGAACCTTGTTAAAAATCCAGTTGGACTAAATCAAGTATTAGATATGATTGGCCGAGATCCTGAACCCTTTTCCTTAGTTTCTATTTTAAATGCCAATGCAGCTGATGGAACAGATATTAGTTGGATTTGGGATGCAGACTACGAGAGTATCTCGGAGATGACTATCAAACAAGTTACCGCTAGTGGTGAAAGAGTAGACGATATTAAAACTCGTTTAGAAGTTGCGGGCGTTTCACCTGAAAATTTACAAGTTATTCCTGCTATTACCGATTTGATTAATAGTTTTAAACAGGCTCCAACTAAAAAAATTCATGTTTTAGCCACTTATACAGCTATTTTACAATTACGCAAGGAACTAGCTAACCAAAATTATATTGAGGGAGGCATGTAA